Proteins encoded together in one Corallococcus soli window:
- a CDS encoding BlaI/MecI/CopY family transcriptional regulator yields MSRSPSTEEPRPLTPVELELMQLVWKLGEVSVADVLAALPPERKLAYTSVSTVLRILEQKGVVHSRKEGRGHLYSARLSREAYEAQSVRHLVATVFDGTPSSLVARLVEAVPLSAEEVEQIRKLLGRKGGR; encoded by the coding sequence ATGTCCAGGTCGCCGTCCACCGAGGAGCCCCGGCCGCTGACGCCGGTGGAGCTGGAGCTGATGCAGCTCGTGTGGAAGCTGGGGGAGGTGAGCGTGGCGGACGTGCTCGCGGCGCTGCCGCCGGAGCGCAAGCTGGCCTACACGTCGGTGTCCACGGTGCTGCGCATCCTGGAGCAGAAGGGCGTGGTGCACAGCCGCAAGGAGGGGCGCGGGCACCTGTATTCGGCGCGGCTGTCGCGCGAGGCCTACGAGGCCCAGAGCGTGCGGCACCTGGTGGCGACGGTGTTCGACGGCACCCCTTCTTCGCTGGTGGCGCGGCTGGTGGAGGCGGTGCCGCTGTCGGCGGAGGAGGTGGAGCAGATCCGCAAG